A section of the Castanea sativa cultivar Marrone di Chiusa Pesio chromosome 12, ASM4071231v1 genome encodes:
- the LOC142619613 gene encoding putative protein phosphatase 2C 76 isoform X1, with protein MQLLHRNVIAQAGCIGVFSKSIVQLCSRRRSLYVGLELNYLWNRQFRTNLRMMVDTSATEERRPIVDVLHEKDEDGGFATGGWKSEDAKLSCGYSSFRGKRATMEDFYDIKTSKIDGQTVCLFGIFDGHGGSRAAEYLKEHLFENLMKHPKFIIDTKLAISETYQQTDAAFLDSERDTYRDDGSTASTAVLVGNHLYVANVGDSRTIVSKAGKAIPFSEDHKPNRIDERKRIESAGGMIMWAGTWRVGGILAMSRAFGNRMLKQFVVAEPEIQDQEIDEEFELLVLASDGLWDVVPNDIPNQWSCI; from the exons ATGCAACTGTTGCATAGAAATGTGATTGCTCAAGCTGGGTGTATAGGAGTATTTTCCAAAAGCATAGTGCAATTGTGTAGTAGGAGGAGGAGTTTGTATGTGGGTCttgaattaaattatttgtGGAATCGCCAGTTTAGAACTAATTTAAGAATGATGGTTGATACGAGTGCAACGGAAGAACGGCGACCCATTGTTGATGTGTTGCATGAGAAGGATGAAGATGGTGGATTTGCTACTGGAGGGTGGAAAAG TGAAGATGCAAAACTGAGCTGCGGATATTCAAGTTTTAGAGGAAAGAGGGCAACCATGGAGGATTTCTATGACATTAAGACATCCAAGATTGATGGGCAAACAGTCTGCCTATTTGGAATATTTGATG GTCATGGGGGTTCTCGTGCAGCTGAGTATTTAAAGGAGCATCTTTTTGAGAATCTCATGAAGCATCCAAAATTTATAATTGACACCAAATTGGCTATTA GTGAAACATATCAACAGACTGATGCTGCTTTTTTGGATTCTGAAAGAGATACATACAGGGATGATGGTTCTACCGCATCAACAGCGGTTTTGGTTGGTAACCATCTATATGTTGCCAATGTTGGAGATTCAAGGACAATAGTATCTAAGGCTGGCAAAG CAATCCCTTTCTCTGAAGACCATAAACCAAATAGAATTGATGAGCGGAAGAGAATTGAAAGTGCTGGGGGCATGATAATGTGGGCAG GAACTTGGAGGGTAGGAGGCATATTAGCTATGTCTCGCGCTTTTGGTAACCGCATGTTGAAGCAATTTGTTGTTGCAGAGCCTGAAATTCAG GATCAAGAGatagatgaagaatttgaattactTGTGCTGGCAAGTGATGGACTATGGGATGTCGTACCCAATGAT ATACCCAATCAGTGGTCCTGCATTTAA
- the LOC142619613 gene encoding putative protein phosphatase 2C 76 isoform X2, which translates to MQLLHRNVIAQAGCIGVFSKSIVQLCSRRRSLYVGLELNYLWNRQFRTNLRMMVDTSATEERRPIVDVLHEKDEDGGFATGGWKSEDAKLSCGYSSFRGKRATMEDFYDIKTSKIDGQTVCLFGIFDGHGGSRAAEYLKEHLFENLMKHPKFIIDTKLAISETYQQTDAAFLDSERDTYRDDGSTASTAVLVGNHLYVANVGDSRTIVSKAGKAIPFSEDHKPNRIDERKRIESAGGMIMWAGTWRVGGILAMSRAFGNRMLKQFVVAEPEIQDQEIDEEFELLVLASDGLWDVVPNDDAVSLALTEEEPEAAARKLTETAFTRGSADNITCIVVKFHRDTADPASPQHD; encoded by the exons ATGCAACTGTTGCATAGAAATGTGATTGCTCAAGCTGGGTGTATAGGAGTATTTTCCAAAAGCATAGTGCAATTGTGTAGTAGGAGGAGGAGTTTGTATGTGGGTCttgaattaaattatttgtGGAATCGCCAGTTTAGAACTAATTTAAGAATGATGGTTGATACGAGTGCAACGGAAGAACGGCGACCCATTGTTGATGTGTTGCATGAGAAGGATGAAGATGGTGGATTTGCTACTGGAGGGTGGAAAAG TGAAGATGCAAAACTGAGCTGCGGATATTCAAGTTTTAGAGGAAAGAGGGCAACCATGGAGGATTTCTATGACATTAAGACATCCAAGATTGATGGGCAAACAGTCTGCCTATTTGGAATATTTGATG GTCATGGGGGTTCTCGTGCAGCTGAGTATTTAAAGGAGCATCTTTTTGAGAATCTCATGAAGCATCCAAAATTTATAATTGACACCAAATTGGCTATTA GTGAAACATATCAACAGACTGATGCTGCTTTTTTGGATTCTGAAAGAGATACATACAGGGATGATGGTTCTACCGCATCAACAGCGGTTTTGGTTGGTAACCATCTATATGTTGCCAATGTTGGAGATTCAAGGACAATAGTATCTAAGGCTGGCAAAG CAATCCCTTTCTCTGAAGACCATAAACCAAATAGAATTGATGAGCGGAAGAGAATTGAAAGTGCTGGGGGCATGATAATGTGGGCAG GAACTTGGAGGGTAGGAGGCATATTAGCTATGTCTCGCGCTTTTGGTAACCGCATGTTGAAGCAATTTGTTGTTGCAGAGCCTGAAATTCAG GATCAAGAGatagatgaagaatttgaattactTGTGCTGGCAAGTGATGGACTATGGGATGTCGTACCCAATGAT GATGCTGTATCTCTTGCCCTAACTGAAGAAGAACCTGAGGCAGCAGCTCGGAAGTTAACAGAGACTGCTTTTACCCGTGGCAGTGCAGACAATATAACATGCATTGTGGTTAAATTTCACCGTGACACAGCAGATCCAGCCAGCCCCCAGCATGATTAG